GGGTCACGGGTCGGTCCTTCTCGTTCGTCACGGAGTGTGGAAGACCAGGCTGGCGTTCTGGCCGCCGAAGCCGAAGGAGTTGCTCATCGCGGCGGTGTGGCGCAGCGGGCGCGGGCAGCCGGTGACGACGTCGAGGTCGATCTCCGGATCGAGTCGGTCCAGATTGGCCGTCGGCGGAACCTCCTGGTGCTGGAGCGCGAGGACGGTGCACGCCGCCTCGATGGCGCCCGCGGCGCCGATCGTGTGCCCGACGATGCTCTTCGTCGCGGTCACCGGGGGCACGGTGGTGAAGACCTGCCGCAGCGCGAGGTATTCGGCGAGGTCGCCGGCCTGGGTCGAGGTGCCGTGGGTGTTGACGTGCCCGATTGCCGCCGGGTCCAGCCCGGCGTCGCGAAGGGCGGCCCGCATCGCCTGGGCCGCCCCCCGGCCCTCCGGGTGCGGCGCGGCGAAGTGGTGGGCGTCGCTGGAGGCGGCGTATCCGGTCAGGAGCGCTCTGATCCGGGCGTTGCGGGCCGCAGCGAAGTCGGGGCGTTCGAGTACCAGCAGGCCGGCACCTTCACCCAGGACGAATCCGTCCCGCTCGGCGTCGAACGGACGGCAGGCTCCTGCCGGGTCCCAGGACCGTTTGGAGACCGCGCTGGTCTGGGCGAGGATCGTCGCGGTGAAGGGCGAGAGCACGGACTCGGCGCCGCCCGCCACCACGATGTCGCAGGTGCCGGCCCGGAGCAGGTCCCGGGCCACGCCGATCGCGGTGGCACCGGAGGCGCAGGCGCTGCTGGTCGCGAACGACGGACCCTGGACCTGCAGGTCCATCGCCACCTCTCCGGCCGCCATGTTGGGCACGCTGCGGGAGGTGGTCAACGCCGACACCCTGGCCGCGTCCCCGGCGGCGATCTGGGCGAAGGCGCGGGCGTAGCGGTGGGTGCTGTTCGAACCGGTGCCGATGATGACACCGACCCGCGTCGGGTCCCAGCTCGCGGTGTCGAGTCCGGCATCACGAATCGCTTCGCGGGCTGCGACGATCGCCATCTGTGCGAACGGGTCGAGCCGCCAGGCAAGGTTCCGTCCGAGCTCGCCGATCGGGTCGAACCCCGTGACGGCGCATCCGAACTCGCAGGGCAGCCCGCTGAGGCGGGGATCGACGGCGGCGAGCGACCGACCGGCCCGCAGACCGGCCCACATCGCGGCTGTCCCCGTTCCCGCCGCACAGACGACGCCGAGTCCGGTGACGGCGATGTCCCGGTCGCTCATGCCTGCTCCTCCTGCGCCATGCGCAGCATGTCGACGACCTCACCGACGGTCGATTGCGCGGTCACAGCGCCCAATGCCTTTGGTGGGATGCCGCATTCATCGTCGATCATGATGCCGAGCTCGACCCGCGCCAGGGAGTCCAGGCCCAGTTCCTCAAGGGTTCGACCGGGGTCCACCAGGTCTGCGGATACGTGCAGCCGCTCCCGGAGCAGCTTTTCCACCAGTGCATAGATGTCGGTCACGTCTTCGCCTCTCTCCGCTCGTTGGGTCCGCCGCCAACGGCGTTCGATCCGGCGAATCAGGATCTCCTCGGGGCATTCGCGCAGGCAATGAAAGGTTCCGCGAGGCGGAAAGATGGTCGAAGACGAGGGGTCCTCAGGCTGAGCTGCCACGGAAGAGAACCGCAGCAACCCGAAATCTTCAAGACCTGATGTTTCACTCGACCCTAAAAAGGAAAATCGGACATTGTGACGATAAATGGTCTTTGGGTGTCTGTCGGTGTGCGACGTCTGGCTGTCCGGGTGCTGCTGGTGACCATTGCTACGGCTACCGCTGCGGCACCTTCTCGTACGGCGGCCGCCATGCCCGTACCGGGGACGGAGACTCGGTTCGTGTTCACGGCGGCGACGGGTACGGTCGCCCAGTCCGGCGACGTGTCCCTGCACGTGGTGGCCGTCGGCGGTGGAGCCGTCGCGTTGACCCCCCACGGGTCGGGCAACGCGTTGCTGTTCCCGGACCGGTGCAGATCGCGCCGCAACGCCTGCCGGGTCATCGTGGAGAGCCAGCCGGACCCGGCCGCCCTCAACCCGGGCGGCCGCCCGTTCTCCTTCGGCGCCGCGGTCCGCATCACCGCCGGCCAGGTGCGACGGGGCGCCAACGTGCTCCAGAAGGGCCTGCGCCAGTCACCGGCCCAGTACAAGCTGCAGGTGGACGCCGGCCGGCCCAGTTGCGTACTGATCGGTGTCGGCGACCACCGTGCCTACATCGCCCGCGGTCGGACAGCGGTCGCCGACGGGGCCTGGCACACGGTGGTGTGCCAGCGGCTCGCCGCGGCGCTCGTGCTGACGGTGGACGGGGCTGAGGCCGCCCGCCGGCCCATCCCCCCGGCTCTGACGGTTGCCAACAGCAGCCCGCTGCGGCTGGGCGGCAAGCACACCGCCGTCGGCAACGACCAGTACGTCGGAGACCTGGACAATCCCTTCGTCACCATCCCCGCCGCCCGGTAGTTCCGCGCGAGCTTGTTTAAAAGATGTCGTTTAGGGCATTTCCCCCTGGAGGGCGTCGGTACTCGGTCAGGATGGCAGAACGAGCT
This portion of the Allocatelliglobosispora scoriae genome encodes:
- a CDS encoding beta-ketoacyl-[acyl-carrier-protein] synthase family protein, translating into MSDRDIAVTGLGVVCAAGTGTAAMWAGLRAGRSLAAVDPRLSGLPCEFGCAVTGFDPIGELGRNLAWRLDPFAQMAIVAAREAIRDAGLDTASWDPTRVGVIIGTGSNSTHRYARAFAQIAAGDAARVSALTTSRSVPNMAAGEVAMDLQVQGPSFATSSACASGATAIGVARDLLRAGTCDIVVAGGAESVLSPFTATILAQTSAVSKRSWDPAGACRPFDAERDGFVLGEGAGLLVLERPDFAAARNARIRALLTGYAASSDAHHFAAPHPEGRGAAQAMRAALRDAGLDPAAIGHVNTHGTSTQAGDLAEYLALRQVFTTVPPVTATKSIVGHTIGAAGAIEAACTVLALQHQEVPPTANLDRLDPEIDLDVVTGCPRPLRHTAAMSNSFGFGGQNASLVFHTP
- a CDS encoding acyl carrier protein, which translates into the protein MTDIYALVEKLLRERLHVSADLVDPGRTLEELGLDSLARVELGIMIDDECGIPPKALGAVTAQSTVGEVVDMLRMAQEEQA
- a CDS encoding LamG domain-containing protein; this translates as MFTAATGTVAQSGDVSLHVVAVGGGAVALTPHGSGNALLFPDRCRSRRNACRVIVESQPDPAALNPGGRPFSFGAAVRITAGQVRRGANVLQKGLRQSPAQYKLQVDAGRPSCVLIGVGDHRAYIARGRTAVADGAWHTVVCQRLAAALVLTVDGAEAARRPIPPALTVANSSPLRLGGKHTAVGNDQYVGDLDNPFVTIPAAR